A window from Cellulomonas sp. C5510 encodes these proteins:
- a CDS encoding DUF3145 domain-containing protein, whose amino-acid sequence MAGAITRGVLFVHSAPRALCPHLEWAAGNVLGSRVSMDWTEQPAAPGMFRAEHSWQGAQGTGARLASALRGWTHLRYEVTEDASHGSDGARWSHTPELGIFHAQTDVHGNVVVPEDRIRAALDQGDARLLREELALALGQSWDDELEPFRYAGAGAPVRWLHRVG is encoded by the coding sequence ATGGCAGGTGCGATCACCCGCGGTGTTCTTTTCGTGCACTCAGCGCCGCGCGCGCTCTGCCCGCACCTCGAGTGGGCGGCGGGCAACGTGCTGGGTTCGCGTGTGTCCATGGACTGGACGGAGCAGCCGGCTGCGCCGGGCATGTTCCGCGCCGAGCACTCGTGGCAGGGCGCGCAGGGAACGGGTGCGCGCCTGGCCTCGGCGCTGCGCGGCTGGACCCACCTGCGCTACGAGGTGACCGAGGACGCCAGCCACGGCAGCGACGGAGCCCGCTGGAGCCACACGCCCGAGCTCGGCATCTTCCACGCGCAGACCGACGTGCACGGCAACGTCGTCGTCCCGGAGGACCGCATCCGCGCGGCGCTGGACCAGGGCGACGCGCGGCTGCTGCGCGAGGAGCTCGCGCTGGCCCTCGGGCAGTCGTGGGACGACGAGCTGGAGCCGTTCCGGTACGCCGGCGCGGGTGCGCCGGTGCGCTGGCTGCACCGCGTGGGCTGA
- a CDS encoding CehA/McbA family metallohydrolase encodes MPTLTILTGGPARVTVRADDGTWCRPAGAVRDRTASDSPEVLGMDRPGDGSAVRPGYVEHALVDGTAEVVVPRGGCTVVVERGPEHRRVERRVDVGPAGARVTAVPERWSDLAAEGWWSGDLHVHRPLADAAAILRAEDLHLGAFVTAWTGRETASPRREERAQVHDQRPRAALTVDGDRHAVAPVTEDERGGGAWLLHGVEVADLPPTEAWWSPPGRGIVDRARAQGAWFDCEKLTWWETPVMVATGAPDSVGVLSNHYLPGGVVANEAWGRPRDRSVWPGTAGAWRYQLHLYYRYLSCGLRLPASAGSASGALPAPPGYDRVYVQAPGPFTVDAFYAGLRAGRSVVTNGPLLTLLVDDAGPGGTVAARRTPVRVVARGATPVDGVELVVDGRVVAGGRGPLLETTLDLRRAGWVAARAFSPDPVTVRLAHTGPVHVAGPGSPDAATHRGFFARWVADLTSAARSDRHRFPTPAAREETLDLYHRAARYWA; translated from the coding sequence GTGCCGACGTTGACCATCCTGACGGGCGGCCCCGCGCGCGTCACCGTGCGCGCGGACGACGGCACCTGGTGCCGGCCCGCCGGGGCCGTGCGGGACCGCACCGCCTCCGACAGCCCCGAAGTCCTGGGCATGGACCGGCCCGGCGACGGCTCGGCCGTCCGACCCGGATACGTGGAGCACGCCCTCGTGGACGGGACCGCCGAGGTCGTCGTGCCGCGCGGCGGGTGCACGGTCGTCGTCGAGCGCGGGCCCGAGCACCGGCGGGTCGAGCGCCGGGTGGACGTCGGGCCCGCCGGCGCCCGGGTCACCGCCGTGCCGGAACGGTGGTCCGACCTGGCGGCCGAGGGCTGGTGGTCCGGCGACCTGCACGTGCACCGCCCGCTCGCGGACGCCGCCGCGATCCTGCGCGCCGAGGACCTGCACCTGGGGGCGTTCGTGACGGCGTGGACCGGGCGGGAGACCGCGTCACCGCGCCGGGAGGAGCGGGCGCAGGTGCACGACCAGCGCCCACGCGCCGCCCTCACCGTGGACGGCGACCGCCACGCCGTCGCCCCGGTCACCGAGGACGAGCGGGGCGGCGGCGCGTGGCTGCTGCACGGCGTGGAGGTGGCCGACCTCCCGCCGACGGAGGCGTGGTGGTCGCCGCCCGGTCGCGGCATCGTGGACCGGGCCCGGGCGCAGGGCGCCTGGTTCGACTGCGAGAAGCTCACGTGGTGGGAGACGCCCGTCATGGTCGCGACCGGCGCGCCCGACTCGGTCGGCGTGCTGAGCAACCACTACCTGCCGGGCGGCGTCGTCGCGAACGAGGCGTGGGGCCGGCCGCGCGACCGGTCCGTGTGGCCGGGGACGGCGGGCGCGTGGCGCTACCAGCTCCACCTGTACTACCGGTACCTGTCGTGCGGGCTTCGCCTGCCGGCGTCGGCGGGTTCGGCGTCGGGCGCGCTCCCGGCCCCACCGGGCTACGACCGCGTCTACGTGCAGGCGCCCGGCCCGTTCACCGTCGACGCGTTCTACGCCGGCCTGCGCGCGGGGCGCTCGGTGGTGACGAACGGGCCCCTGCTGACGCTCCTCGTCGACGACGCGGGCCCGGGCGGCACGGTGGCGGCGCGGCGCACCCCGGTCCGGGTGGTGGCACGAGGCGCGACACCGGTGGACGGCGTCGAGCTCGTGGTCGACGGCCGCGTCGTGGCCGGAGGCCGCGGGCCCCTGCTCGAGACCACGCTCGACCTGCGGCGCGCGGGCTGGGTCGCCGCGCGTGCCTTCTCGCCCGATCCCGTCACGGTCCGGCTCGCGCACACCGGCCCGGTGCACGTCGCCGGACCCGGGTCACCCGACGCGGCCACCCACCGCGGGTTCTTCGCCCGCTGGGTGGCCGATCTGACGTCCGCCGCGCGCAGCGACCGGCACCGCTTCCCCACACCGGCGGCGCGGGAGGAGACGCTCGACCTCTACCACCGTGCGGCCCGGTACTGGGCCTGA
- a CDS encoding response regulator — MKILIADDDPQILRALRITLRARGYEILTATDGTSALNQAIEHKPDLYLLDLGMPRLDGVEVIAGLRGWTSAPILVLSGRTGSADKVEALDAGADDYVTKPFGVDELLARIRALTRRATAAPGADAEPLVRLGPVTIDLTATTATRDGSPPEPVRLTPTEWRILEILVRNAGRLVTRQSLLREIWGSEHVTDTGYLRLYLSQLRKKLEPDPSAPRYLLTEPGMGYRFDPSGGSA, encoded by the coding sequence GTGAAGATCCTCATCGCCGACGACGACCCGCAGATCCTGCGCGCGCTGCGCATCACGCTGCGCGCCCGGGGCTACGAGATCCTCACGGCCACGGACGGCACGAGCGCGCTCAACCAGGCCATCGAGCACAAGCCGGATCTGTACCTGCTGGACCTCGGCATGCCCCGGTTGGACGGGGTGGAGGTGATCGCCGGGCTGCGGGGCTGGACGAGCGCGCCGATCCTCGTGCTGTCGGGCCGCACGGGGTCGGCCGACAAGGTCGAGGCCCTGGATGCGGGCGCCGACGACTACGTGACGAAGCCGTTCGGTGTCGACGAGCTGCTGGCCCGCATCCGCGCCCTCACGCGGCGGGCGACGGCCGCTCCGGGCGCCGACGCGGAGCCGCTCGTCCGCCTGGGGCCCGTGACGATCGACCTGACCGCGACGACCGCCACCCGGGACGGCAGCCCGCCGGAGCCGGTGCGGCTGACGCCGACGGAGTGGCGGATCCTGGAGATCCTGGTGCGCAACGCCGGGCGGCTCGTGACGCGGCAGTCGCTGCTGCGCGAGATCTGGGGCTCGGAGCACGTCACGGACACCGGGTACCTGCGGCTGTACCTGTCGCAGCTGCGCAAGAAGCTGGAGCCGGACCCGTCCGCCCCGCGGTACCTGCTGACGGAGCCCGGGATGGGGTACCGGTTCGACCCCTCGGGCGGGTCGGCCTGA
- a CDS encoding YhgE/Pip domain-containing protein yields the protein MLSFTSTGTELRRFRRGLLPRLAVGAMVLVPLLYGALYLWAFWDPTGNLDRLPVALVDADEGSTLGDEPLHAGAQVTDELLDSDDLDWRVTDADAAAAGVADGTYYFAVTIPSDFSADIASAGGDDPTDARIEVTYNDANSFLASTLGRTAMAQVQSAVSSSIGEQAVDRVLVGLGSARDGFATAADGALTLRAASGDLSSGAHQVADGAASAADGASRLADGSQTLAAGTDSLAGGATQLASGAATLSDGAGRTATGAASLADGAGRLAQGAQDAVSSTVPLVDGAEAVSAGVDELAASTRTNAAASQTLTAALRTLQASLTTVAQQNAQAGDLATAGGIQQALTTLGTTVEGLHLPTAAEQQAALGRLPALEQGARDLSAGAADLHAGLGTLAGKAGELASGASQVADGTQQVAAGASQLADGAGTLSGGATQLRSGSHDLADGAAELAGGTTTLAQGAGQVADGTDQVGDGAQQLADGLEDGAAQIPDDSDATRADRAEVLASPVALDSSDVARAEGFGEGFAPFFIPLALFVGALITWLLLRPVPTRALGTPAAGWRTAAAGFLPALAIGVAQVAVMLGVIHWGVGLQLDTAVGTIAFTLLVAATFLALQQMLMAVLGPAAGKVAVLALLMLQLASSGGTYPVETTPAFFRAIHPLLPMSYAVTGLRQTITGGADGRLWLSVAVLGAVLVGSLAITSWRAGRLRTWTLARLHPALSI from the coding sequence ATGCTCTCGTTCACCTCCACCGGCACCGAGCTGCGCCGGTTCCGCCGCGGGCTGCTGCCCCGCCTCGCCGTCGGCGCGATGGTCCTCGTGCCGCTGCTCTACGGCGCCCTGTACCTCTGGGCGTTCTGGGACCCGACCGGCAACCTCGACCGCCTACCGGTCGCGCTGGTGGACGCCGACGAGGGGTCGACCCTCGGGGACGAGCCGCTGCACGCCGGTGCGCAGGTCACCGACGAGCTGCTCGACTCGGACGACCTGGACTGGCGGGTCACCGACGCCGACGCGGCCGCCGCCGGGGTCGCCGACGGCACCTACTACTTCGCCGTGACGATCCCGTCGGACTTCTCCGCGGACATCGCGTCCGCCGGGGGCGACGACCCGACCGACGCGCGCATCGAGGTCACGTACAACGACGCGAACTCGTTCCTCGCCTCGACGCTCGGCCGCACCGCCATGGCGCAGGTGCAGTCCGCGGTGTCGTCCTCCATCGGCGAGCAGGCGGTCGACCGGGTCCTCGTCGGGCTCGGGTCCGCCCGCGACGGGTTCGCGACCGCCGCCGACGGCGCCCTGACGCTGCGTGCGGCCAGCGGCGACCTGTCCAGCGGCGCGCACCAGGTGGCCGACGGCGCCGCCTCCGCCGCCGACGGCGCCTCCCGCCTCGCCGACGGCTCGCAGACGCTCGCCGCCGGGACGGACTCGCTGGCCGGCGGCGCGACGCAGCTCGCGTCCGGCGCCGCCACCCTGTCGGACGGGGCGGGGCGGACCGCCACCGGCGCGGCCTCGCTCGCGGACGGCGCGGGCCGGCTCGCGCAGGGCGCGCAGGACGCGGTCAGCTCGACCGTCCCGCTCGTGGACGGGGCGGAGGCCGTCAGCGCCGGCGTCGACGAGCTCGCCGCGTCGACCCGGACGAACGCCGCCGCGTCGCAGACGCTCACAGCCGCGCTCCGGACCCTCCAGGCCTCGCTCACCACCGTCGCCCAGCAGAACGCCCAGGCCGGCGACCTGGCCACCGCCGGCGGGATCCAGCAGGCGCTGACCACGCTGGGCACCACCGTCGAGGGCCTGCACCTGCCGACGGCCGCGGAGCAGCAGGCCGCGCTGGGCCGCCTCCCGGCGCTCGAGCAGGGCGCGCGCGACCTCAGCGCCGGGGCCGCCGACCTGCACGCGGGCCTCGGCACGCTCGCCGGCAAGGCGGGCGAGCTCGCCTCGGGCGCCTCCCAGGTCGCCGACGGCACCCAGCAGGTCGCGGCCGGGGCCTCCCAGCTCGCGGACGGCGCGGGCACGCTGTCCGGCGGCGCCACGCAGCTCCGGAGCGGGTCGCACGACCTGGCCGACGGCGCCGCGGAGCTCGCCGGCGGGACCACCACGCTCGCCCAGGGGGCCGGTCAGGTCGCCGACGGCACCGACCAGGTCGGCGACGGCGCGCAGCAGCTCGCCGACGGCCTGGAGGACGGCGCCGCGCAGATCCCCGACGACTCCGACGCCACGCGCGCCGACCGGGCCGAGGTGCTGGCCTCGCCGGTCGCGCTGGACTCCTCGGACGTGGCCCGCGCGGAGGGGTTCGGCGAGGGCTTCGCACCGTTCTTCATCCCCCTCGCGCTGTTCGTCGGCGCGCTCATCACCTGGCTGCTGCTGCGGCCGGTGCCCACGCGCGCCCTCGGGACTCCCGCGGCCGGGTGGCGCACCGCGGCCGCGGGGTTCCTGCCGGCGCTCGCCATCGGCGTCGCCCAGGTCGCGGTCATGCTCGGCGTGATCCACTGGGGCGTCGGCCTCCAGCTCGACACCGCGGTGGGCACGATCGCGTTCACCCTGCTCGTCGCCGCGACGTTCCTCGCCCTGCAGCAGATGCTCATGGCGGTGCTCGGCCCGGCCGCCGGCAAGGTCGCGGTGCTGGCCCTGCTCATGCTGCAGCTCGCCTCGTCCGGCGGCACGTACCCGGTCGAGACCACGCCGGCGTTCTTCCGGGCCATCCACCCGCTGCTGCCCATGAGCTACGCGGTGACCGGGCTGCGCCAGACGATCACCGGCGGGGCCGACGGCCGGCTGTGGCTGTCCGTCGCGGTGCTGGGGGCCGTGCTCGTCGGGTCGCTCGCGATCACCTCGTGGCGCGCCGGGCGGCTGCGGACGTGGACGCTCGCCCGCCTGCACCCCGCGCTGTCGATCTGA
- a CDS encoding TetR/AcrR family transcriptional regulator: protein MSTAPGPADPRPSAGPRRVDDPRRGTRDAIIDSTVALIADRGFSATSVDDIAAHAGVAKGSVYYNFGSKAALFEAVIVEGVERLTADLRGAAEGRTGRDAVGALVHELLAQIQAHPDFAKLLVAEVFRTGRDWQDAVRQVRDRSFAVFAEVVAASWPHRDPSMTAAAMFGATLVAGLEWLAFQPERTVTDVRRAVLATLLDPL from the coding sequence ATGAGCACCGCGCCCGGCCCGGCCGACCCCCGCCCGTCGGCCGGGCCGCGGCGCGTCGACGACCCGCGCCGCGGCACCCGCGACGCCATCATCGACTCGACGGTCGCCCTCATCGCCGACCGCGGGTTCTCCGCCACGTCGGTCGACGACATCGCCGCGCACGCCGGCGTCGCCAAGGGCAGCGTCTACTACAACTTCGGGTCCAAGGCCGCGCTCTTCGAGGCGGTCATCGTCGAGGGCGTCGAGCGCCTCACCGCCGACCTGCGCGGCGCCGCCGAGGGCCGCACGGGCCGCGACGCCGTCGGCGCGCTGGTCCACGAGCTGCTCGCGCAGATCCAGGCGCACCCCGACTTCGCCAAGCTGCTGGTCGCCGAGGTGTTCCGCACGGGCCGGGACTGGCAGGACGCCGTCCGGCAGGTGCGCGACCGGTCGTTCGCGGTGTTCGCGGAGGTCGTGGCCGCGTCCTGGCCGCACCGTGACCCGTCGATGACCGCGGCGGCCATGTTCGGCGCGACGCTCGTCGCGGGGCTGGAGTGGCTGGCGTTCCAGCCCGAGCGCACGGTCACGGACGTCCGGCGGGCCGTGCTGGCGACGCTGCTCGACCCGCTCTAG
- a CDS encoding DUF4118 domain-containing protein produces the protein MARGRLRVLLGAAPGVGKTYAMLEAGHDMRADGKDVVVAVVETHGRAATAGLLGGLEVVPRTVVEHRGVRLSEMDLDAVLARRPQVALVDELAHTNAPGSRHAKRWQDVSELLAAGIHVVTTVNIQHIESLNDVVRTITGVPQRETVPDAVLRAADDVELVDLAPQSLRDRLAEGNVYPAERVDAALSNYFRLGNLTALRELALLWLADEVDSALRTYRAEHAIDAPWEARERVVVALTGGPEGETLLRRGARIAARSAGGELLAVHVSAQTGLRDGDPGALAEQAALTEQLGGTFHQVVGEDVATALVQFARANDATQLVIGLSRRSWLKAALTGPGTGSTVIRRAGAIDVHLVNHAAAGRRLPLPRVAGAFSGALTARRRALGFAVSVVLGPLLTVGLVAGRSDASLASDVLAYQLLVVVTALVGGLWPALFTALLSGLTLNYLFVEPTHTITVSEPVHAIALVLYVANGVMVSAVVDLAARRTRVAQRARAESELLATVAGGVLRGQDTLRALVERAQEAFGLAGVRLRSGEDVLAQSGTVRPGSPHLAVDDHTVLDLDPGGALDPGAARAADVPARSGSAVPGRTNAVVPDVDGAGNRLLGVVVTQIAAALEHQRLSRTADAIGPLRETDQVRSALLSAVSHDLRRPLTAATTAVGSLRARDVDWSPADRDELLATAEESLATLTGLVTDLLDASRLQAGALGVECRPTDVDDVVLAALDELALGPEAVHLELDPALPAVSADPALLRRVLVNVLANAVHVSPRGTPVRVQTSAFADRVEVRVVDHGPGVPADRRADLFVPFQRLGDTDNTTGLGLGLALSRGFAEGMGGTLVPEDTPGGGLTMVIALRQAAALDARTAQEGTA, from the coding sequence ATGGCGCGGGGACGGTTGCGGGTCCTGCTGGGCGCTGCCCCGGGCGTCGGCAAGACGTACGCGATGCTCGAGGCCGGTCACGACATGCGCGCCGACGGCAAGGACGTCGTCGTGGCGGTCGTCGAGACGCACGGGCGGGCTGCCACGGCCGGCCTGCTCGGTGGCCTCGAGGTCGTGCCGCGCACCGTCGTCGAGCACCGGGGCGTGCGGCTGTCCGAGATGGACCTGGACGCCGTGCTGGCCCGCCGCCCGCAGGTGGCACTCGTCGACGAGCTCGCGCACACCAACGCTCCCGGGTCGCGCCACGCCAAGCGCTGGCAGGACGTCTCCGAGCTGCTCGCCGCCGGGATCCACGTCGTGACCACCGTCAACATCCAGCACATCGAGTCCCTCAACGACGTGGTGCGCACCATCACGGGCGTCCCGCAGCGGGAGACCGTCCCGGACGCGGTGCTGCGGGCCGCGGACGACGTCGAGCTCGTGGACCTCGCCCCGCAGTCCCTGCGCGACCGCCTGGCCGAAGGCAACGTGTACCCCGCCGAGAGGGTCGACGCGGCGCTGTCGAACTACTTCCGGCTCGGCAATCTCACGGCCCTGCGGGAGCTCGCACTGCTGTGGCTGGCCGACGAGGTCGACTCGGCCCTGCGCACGTACCGCGCCGAGCACGCGATCGACGCGCCGTGGGAAGCGCGCGAGCGGGTCGTCGTCGCGCTGACCGGCGGCCCGGAGGGCGAGACGCTGCTGCGGCGCGGCGCTCGGATCGCCGCGCGGTCCGCCGGCGGGGAGCTGCTGGCCGTGCACGTCAGCGCGCAGACCGGGCTCCGGGACGGGGACCCCGGCGCGCTCGCGGAGCAGGCCGCGCTCACCGAGCAGCTCGGTGGGACGTTCCACCAGGTGGTCGGCGAGGACGTCGCGACCGCGCTCGTCCAGTTCGCCCGCGCGAACGACGCCACCCAGCTCGTCATCGGGCTGAGCCGCCGGAGCTGGCTCAAGGCGGCGCTCACCGGTCCCGGGACCGGCTCGACGGTGATCCGGCGCGCCGGCGCGATCGACGTGCACCTCGTCAACCACGCCGCAGCCGGTCGGCGCCTGCCGCTGCCGCGTGTGGCCGGCGCGTTCTCGGGGGCCCTGACGGCGCGCCGCCGCGCGCTCGGCTTCGCCGTGTCGGTGGTGCTCGGACCGCTGCTGACGGTCGGGCTCGTCGCGGGCCGCAGCGACGCGTCTCTGGCGAGCGACGTCCTGGCCTACCAGCTGCTGGTCGTGGTGACGGCGCTGGTCGGCGGGCTGTGGCCGGCGCTGTTCACCGCGCTGCTGTCCGGGTTGACGCTCAACTACCTGTTCGTCGAACCGACGCACACGATCACGGTCAGCGAGCCGGTGCACGCGATCGCGCTGGTGCTCTACGTCGCGAACGGCGTCATGGTCAGCGCGGTGGTGGACCTCGCGGCGCGCCGGACCCGCGTCGCGCAGCGGGCCCGCGCGGAGTCCGAGCTGCTCGCGACCGTCGCCGGGGGCGTGCTGCGGGGGCAGGACACCCTGCGGGCGCTCGTCGAGCGCGCGCAGGAGGCGTTCGGGCTGGCCGGGGTCCGGCTGCGGTCCGGGGAGGACGTGCTCGCGCAGTCCGGGACGGTGCGTCCCGGGTCGCCGCACCTGGCGGTGGACGACCACACGGTGCTGGACCTCGACCCGGGTGGGGCGCTCGACCCCGGCGCGGCGCGTGCCGCGGACGTGCCCGCCCGCAGCGGCTCCGCGGTACCGGGTCGCACCAATGCCGTCGTCCCCGACGTCGACGGCGCGGGCAACCGCCTGCTCGGTGTCGTCGTCACGCAGATCGCCGCGGCCCTGGAGCACCAGCGTCTGAGCCGCACGGCTGACGCGATCGGCCCGCTCCGCGAGACGGACCAGGTGCGCAGCGCCCTGCTCTCGGCCGTCAGCCACGACCTGCGCCGTCCGCTGACCGCGGCGACCACCGCGGTCGGCAGCCTGCGCGCGCGTGACGTCGACTGGTCACCCGCGGACCGGGACGAGCTGCTGGCGACGGCGGAGGAGAGCCTGGCGACGTTGACGGGCCTGGTGACGGACCTGCTGGACGCGAGCCGGCTGCAGGCGGGCGCGCTGGGCGTGGAGTGCCGGCCGACGGACGTGGACGACGTGGTGCTGGCCGCGCTCGACGAGCTCGCCCTGGGCCCCGAGGCGGTGCACCTCGAGCTGGACCCTGCGCTGCCCGCGGTGTCGGCGGATCCGGCGCTGCTGCGCCGGGTGCTGGTGAACGTGCTGGCGAACGCCGTGCACGTCAGCCCGCGGGGAACGCCGGTCCGGGTGCAGACCAGCGCGTTCGCCGACCGGGTCGAGGTCCGGGTCGTCGACCACGGGCCGGGCGTGCCGGCCGACCGGAGGGCCGACCTGTTCGTGCCCTTCCAGCGCCTGGGTGACACCGACAACACCACCGGGCTGGGGCTCGGCCTCGCGCTGTCGCGGGGGTTCGCCGAGGGGATGGGCGGCACGCTCGTCCCGGAGGACACGCCCGGTGGCGGACTGACCATGGTGATCGCGCTGCGGCAGGCTGCCGCGCTCGACGCCCGTACCGCGCAGGAGGGCACCGCGTGA
- a CDS encoding signal peptidase I yields MTTAAITPATLPTRRARRATAADRRPGLAARLAVRAQRLLLNVAAVVGALSLLAVAACLALGVRPAVVVSGSMAPGIPVGAVTLARSVPADSVAVGDVVTVPRTDGRGLVTHRVIETTPLAGGVAGATELRLQGDANTEPDAQPYAVAEVGQVLGSVPHVGYAVVALQENLVAVVAGLLTLTVLVTFPARAAARRR; encoded by the coding sequence GTGACCACCGCCGCCATCACCCCCGCCACCCTGCCGACCCGCCGTGCGCGGCGCGCGACCGCCGCGGACCGCCGCCCGGGCCTCGCCGCCCGACTGGCGGTGCGCGCCCAGCGCCTGCTGCTGAACGTCGCCGCCGTCGTCGGCGCGCTGAGCCTGCTCGCCGTCGCCGCCTGCCTCGCGCTCGGCGTCCGGCCCGCGGTCGTCGTCTCCGGCTCGATGGCCCCCGGCATCCCCGTGGGTGCCGTCACCCTCGCACGCTCCGTCCCCGCTGACTCGGTGGCCGTCGGCGACGTCGTCACCGTCCCCCGCACCGACGGCCGGGGCCTCGTCACCCACCGCGTCATCGAGACGACCCCCCTGGCCGGCGGCGTCGCCGGCGCCACCGAGCTGCGGCTGCAGGGCGACGCGAACACCGAGCCCGACGCCCAGCCGTACGCCGTCGCGGAGGTCGGGCAGGTGCTCGGGTCGGTGCCGCACGTCGGGTACGCGGTCGTCGCGCTGCAGGAGAACCTGGTGGCCGTCGTGGCCGGACTGCTCACGCTGACCGTGCTCGTGACGTTCCCGGCACGGGCGGCGGCGCGGCGCCGCTGA
- a CDS encoding AAA family ATPase yields the protein MTTPHDHPQRASGAPRHHRTTTTSPLPTTAPTAAPAPTSTATVADASPGADPAPTVLAVHAEQLRLHGRRGVVYGPVDLEVPTGTLAVVQGPQGGGRSSLLLTLAGRMVPDDGSRLTVLGEPLPRRRTAVQRRAALAGFAGIDDLDESVSVGDVVRERLAWLSPWYRRTPRVDQGTFARLAGPVFGERPLPRTSTLVWDLDEVDAMLLRVALATAQHPDLLVVDDVDQVHDSRRRQTVWTRLEALAAAGTTVVASVASLDEVARMQWATLPQQITLATGPHAVPAA from the coding sequence GTGACCACCCCGCACGACCACCCGCAGCGCGCATCCGGTGCACCGCGACACCACCGCACGACGACGACGTCGCCGCTGCCGACGACCGCGCCCACCGCTGCGCCCGCACCGACCTCCACCGCGACCGTCGCGGACGCGTCCCCGGGCGCGGACCCCGCCCCCACCGTGCTCGCGGTGCACGCCGAGCAGCTGCGGCTGCACGGGCGGCGCGGCGTCGTCTACGGGCCGGTCGACCTCGAGGTGCCCACGGGGACGCTGGCCGTGGTGCAGGGCCCCCAGGGCGGCGGCCGTTCCAGCCTGCTGCTCACGCTGGCCGGGCGGATGGTGCCCGACGACGGCTCCCGGCTGACCGTGCTCGGCGAACCGCTCCCCCGCCGCCGGACGGCCGTGCAGCGGCGTGCCGCGCTCGCGGGCTTCGCCGGCATCGACGACCTGGACGAGTCGGTCTCCGTCGGGGACGTCGTCCGCGAGCGCCTCGCCTGGCTCAGCCCGTGGTACCGGCGGACGCCGCGCGTCGACCAGGGCACCTTCGCGCGTCTCGCCGGCCCGGTGTTCGGCGAGCGGCCGCTGCCGCGCACCAGCACCCTCGTGTGGGACCTCGACGAGGTCGACGCGATGCTGCTGCGGGTCGCCCTCGCGACCGCCCAGCACCCGGACCTCCTCGTCGTGGACGACGTGGACCAGGTGCACGACTCCCGGCGCCGGCAGACCGTGTGGACCCGCCTCGAGGCGCTCGCCGCCGCCGGCACCACCGTCGTCGCGTCGGTCGCCAGCCTCGACGAGGTCGCCCGCATGCAGTGGGCCACCCTCCCCCAGCAGATCACCCTCGCCACCGGGCCCCACGCGGTGCCCGCCGCCTGA
- the def gene encoding peptide deformylase: MAMREIRVVGDPVLRTPCDPVTTIDARVKGLVEDLLETVDHDGRAGLAANQIGVGLRAFSWNIDDELGYVLNPTIVELSEDFQDGDEGCLSVPDLWFPTRRAWYARVVGTDLDGKEVVVEGVELMARCLQHEVDHLDGHLYIDRLDRSVRKKAMRAIRETL; the protein is encoded by the coding sequence ATGGCGATGAGAGAGATCCGCGTGGTGGGCGACCCGGTGCTGCGCACCCCGTGCGACCCGGTGACCACGATCGACGCCCGGGTGAAGGGCCTGGTCGAGGACCTGCTCGAGACGGTCGACCACGACGGGCGCGCCGGGCTCGCGGCCAACCAGATCGGCGTCGGCCTGCGCGCGTTCTCCTGGAACATCGACGACGAGCTCGGCTACGTGCTCAACCCGACGATCGTCGAGCTCTCCGAGGACTTCCAGGACGGCGACGAGGGCTGCCTGTCCGTGCCGGACCTGTGGTTCCCGACGCGACGCGCCTGGTACGCACGGGTGGTCGGGACGGACCTCGACGGCAAGGAGGTCGTCGTCGAGGGCGTCGAGCTCATGGCGCGCTGCCTCCAGCACGAGGTCGACCACCTGGACGGCCACCTGTACATCGACCGGCTCGACCGGTCCGTGCGGAAGAAGGCCATGCGGGCGATCCGCGAGACGCTGTGA
- a CDS encoding BldC family transcriptional regulator, with product MTYPLETQLPTQATSSLLTPGEVAVMFRVDPKTVTRWAQAGKLSAVRTLGGHRRFLESEVMELLGAVPQQAGRF from the coding sequence ATGACGTACCCCCTCGAGACCCAGCTCCCCACGCAGGCGACGTCCTCCCTGCTGACGCCGGGTGAGGTCGCGGTGATGTTCCGCGTGGACCCGAAGACGGTCACGCGCTGGGCGCAGGCGGGCAAGCTGTCCGCCGTCCGCACCCTCGGCGGCCACCGCCGCTTCCTCGAGTCCGAGGTGATGGAGCTGCTGGGCGCGGTGCCGCAGCAGGCCGGCCGCTTCTGA
- a CDS encoding FMN-binding protein, whose translation MAPSVRRRTLGLLSGISVVVALAACAGAGAATEDDAPGAGSGAGTEAGSGSAGSGDLADGTYDAEGSYSTPGGQESIQVELTVADGVVTDVTVTPEATGGNAARFQEEFASGIADVVVGQDLAGLSVDKVSGSSLTGDGFNAALDEIRADAAA comes from the coding sequence ATGGCGCCTTCCGTCCGACGCCGCACGCTCGGCCTGCTGTCCGGAATCTCCGTCGTCGTGGCGCTCGCCGCGTGCGCCGGCGCCGGCGCCGCCACCGAGGACGACGCGCCCGGTGCCGGCTCCGGCGCCGGCACCGAGGCCGGCAGCGGATCCGCGGGATCCGGCGACCTCGCCGACGGCACGTACGACGCCGAGGGCTCCTACAGCACACCGGGCGGCCAGGAGTCGATCCAGGTGGAGCTCACCGTCGCCGACGGCGTCGTCACCGACGTGACCGTCACGCCCGAGGCGACCGGCGGCAACGCCGCGCGGTTCCAGGAGGAGTTCGCCTCCGGCATCGCGGACGTCGTCGTGGGCCAGGACCTCGCGGGCCTGTCGGTCGACAAGGTCTCCGGCTCCTCGCTCACGGGCGACGGCTTCAACGCGGCGCTCGACGAGATCCGCGCCGATGCCGCGGCCTAG